Proteins found in one Arthrobacter pascens genomic segment:
- the glyA gene encoding serine hydroxymethyltransferase, which translates to MTTTATTTAAVSNQSLAELDPEIAAVLDQELGRQRGTLEMIASENFAPRAVMEAQGSVLTNKYAEGYPGRRYYGGCEYVDIAEQLAIDRVKELFDAEYANVQPHSGAQANAAALSAMITPGDKILGLSLAHGGHLTHGMKLNFSGKLYQVAAYQVEPDNFRVDMDKLREQAIAEKPQVIIAGWSAYPRHLDFAAFRSIADEVGALLWTDMAHFAGLVAAGLHPSPVPHSDVVTSTVHKTLAGPRSGVILAKQEWAKKLNSNVFPGQQGGPLMHVIAAKAVAFKIAGTQEFKERQERVLEGAKIIADRLNQSDVAEAGVSVLTGGTDVHLVLVDLRNSQLDGQQAEDLLHSVGITVNRNAVPFDPRPPMVTSGLRIGTPALATRGFGAEEFTEVADIIATALKSGSATDVDALQTRVDKLAADFPLYPQHEQW; encoded by the coding sequence GTGACTACTACCGCCACCACAACAGCCGCAGTCAGCAACCAGTCGCTGGCCGAGCTCGATCCCGAAATCGCCGCAGTCCTCGACCAGGAACTTGGCCGCCAGCGCGGCACCCTGGAAATGATCGCTTCCGAAAACTTCGCCCCGCGGGCCGTGATGGAAGCCCAGGGCTCCGTCCTGACCAACAAATATGCCGAAGGCTACCCGGGCCGCCGCTACTACGGCGGCTGCGAATACGTTGACATCGCTGAGCAGCTGGCCATCGACCGCGTCAAGGAGCTGTTCGACGCCGAATACGCCAACGTCCAGCCGCACTCCGGTGCGCAGGCCAACGCCGCAGCACTCTCCGCCATGATCACTCCCGGCGACAAGATCCTGGGCCTGTCTTTGGCCCATGGCGGCCACCTGACCCACGGCATGAAGCTCAACTTCTCCGGCAAGCTCTACCAGGTTGCCGCCTACCAGGTTGAGCCGGACAACTTCCGCGTGGATATGGACAAGCTGCGCGAACAGGCCATCGCCGAAAAGCCGCAGGTCATCATCGCCGGCTGGTCCGCGTACCCCCGCCACCTGGACTTCGCCGCCTTCCGCTCCATCGCCGATGAAGTGGGCGCGCTGCTCTGGACCGACATGGCGCACTTCGCCGGACTGGTCGCAGCAGGCCTGCACCCGAGCCCGGTGCCGCACTCCGACGTCGTCACCTCCACCGTGCACAAGACCCTCGCCGGCCCCCGCTCCGGTGTGATCCTGGCCAAGCAGGAGTGGGCCAAGAAGCTGAACTCCAACGTGTTCCCCGGCCAGCAGGGCGGCCCGCTCATGCACGTCATCGCCGCGAAGGCCGTGGCCTTCAAGATCGCCGGCACCCAGGAATTCAAGGAGCGCCAGGAGCGTGTCCTGGAAGGCGCCAAGATCATCGCGGACCGCCTCAACCAGTCCGACGTCGCCGAAGCGGGTGTCTCCGTCCTCACCGGCGGCACCGACGTGCACCTGGTCCTGGTGGACCTGCGCAACTCGCAGCTGGACGGCCAGCAGGCGGAGGACCTCCTGCACTCGGTGGGTATCACCGTGAACCGCAACGCGGTCCCGTTCGACCCCCGTCCACCGATGGTCACCTCCGGCTTGCGGATCGGCACCCCGGCGCTTGCCACCCGTGGCTTCGGCGCAGAGGAGTTCACCGAAGTGGCGGACATCATCGCCACCGCGCTGAAGTCCGGCTCCGCCACGGACGTGGACGCGCTGCAGACCCGCGTGGACAAGCTCGCCGCCGACTTCCCGCTCTACCCGCAGCATGAGCAGTGGTAA
- a CDS encoding ABC transporter ATP-binding protein: MKQQTVIAAENLRKTYGEVAAVDGISFSVPAGESFGLLGPNGAGKSTTMKMIGGVTQRTSGTLSIMGLDPDSHGPEVRAHLGVVPQQDNLDEELRVRENLLVYGRYFGLPMSYLKPKADELLEFAQLTDKAKSKVDALSGGMKRRLTIARSLINEPRILLLDEPTTGLDPQARHILWDRLFRLKEQGVTLVLTTHYMDEAEQLCDRLIVVDKGRIMAEGSPAQLIREHSTREVLELRFGSERNTTIGPELQGIGERLEALPDRVLIYAHDGEAALEQVASRGLRPLTSLVRRSSLEDVFLRLTGRSLVE, translated from the coding sequence ATGAAGCAGCAGACCGTGATCGCAGCGGAGAACCTCAGGAAAACCTACGGCGAAGTGGCTGCCGTCGATGGCATCTCTTTCAGCGTTCCGGCAGGGGAGTCCTTTGGGCTGCTGGGCCCCAACGGCGCCGGCAAATCCACCACGATGAAGATGATCGGCGGCGTCACCCAGCGTACCTCCGGAACCCTGAGCATCATGGGCCTGGATCCGGACAGCCACGGGCCCGAGGTTCGGGCGCACCTGGGGGTGGTGCCGCAGCAGGACAACCTGGACGAGGAACTGAGGGTGCGCGAGAACCTCCTGGTCTACGGCCGCTACTTCGGCCTGCCCATGAGCTACCTGAAGCCGAAGGCCGACGAGCTGTTGGAGTTCGCCCAGCTCACGGACAAGGCGAAATCCAAGGTTGATGCGCTCTCCGGCGGCATGAAGCGGCGCCTGACCATTGCCCGCTCGCTCATCAACGAACCCCGCATCCTGCTCCTGGACGAACCCACCACCGGGCTGGACCCGCAGGCCCGGCACATCCTCTGGGACAGGCTGTTCCGGCTCAAGGAGCAGGGCGTCACGCTGGTCCTGACCACGCACTACATGGACGAAGCTGAGCAGCTCTGCGACCGGCTCATCGTGGTGGACAAAGGGCGGATCATGGCGGAGGGTTCGCCCGCGCAGCTGATCCGGGAACATTCCACCCGCGAGGTCCTTGAGCTGAGGTTCGGCTCCGAGCGGAACACGACCATCGGGCCGGAGTTGCAGGGAATCGGTGAACGGCTTGAAGCCCTGCCGGACCGGGTGCTGATTTACGCCCACGACGGCGAGGCGGCCCTTGAGCAGGTTGCGTCCCGTGGCCTGCGGCCACTGACCTCGCTGGTGCGCAGGTCCTCGCTGGAGGACGTGTTCCTCCGGCTCACCGGTAGGAGCCTCGTTGAGTGA
- a CDS encoding ABC transporter permease gives MTETAPRAHSPEISAAKARRWGAFYYAEQVLRVLWGYGFSILMYSVGQPVAYLFAMGVGLATLVDSDGAAAFGGVSYLAFIAPALLVSAGVMTAANEFTFPVMGGFKWRRTYFGPHASPLTPEQIAAGHIIAVTVRLLLQSAIYFAAVALFGASPGGWGWVSVLVATLAGLSFGLPLMAYSASITEDKGQFALVMRFIVMPLFLFSGTFFPLDTLPLGVRWIGWISPIWHGTELGRVFTYGYQEQPLLTLVHVVVLLGLAVLGWILTKRQFIRRMGQ, from the coding sequence TTGACTGAGACTGCTCCGCGGGCGCACAGCCCGGAAATCTCCGCTGCGAAGGCCCGCCGCTGGGGTGCTTTCTACTACGCGGAACAGGTGCTCAGGGTGCTGTGGGGCTACGGTTTCTCCATCCTGATGTACAGCGTGGGCCAGCCTGTGGCCTACCTGTTCGCGATGGGGGTCGGACTGGCAACGCTGGTTGACAGCGACGGAGCAGCGGCCTTCGGCGGGGTCAGCTACCTGGCCTTCATCGCCCCTGCGCTGCTGGTGTCCGCTGGCGTCATGACGGCGGCAAATGAATTCACGTTCCCGGTCATGGGGGGCTTCAAGTGGCGCCGGACCTACTTTGGCCCGCACGCCTCGCCGCTGACGCCGGAGCAGATCGCGGCCGGGCACATCATTGCGGTGACGGTGCGCCTGCTCCTGCAATCGGCCATCTACTTTGCGGCCGTGGCCTTGTTCGGGGCTTCGCCCGGCGGTTGGGGATGGGTGTCCGTCCTGGTGGCGACCCTGGCCGGGCTCTCCTTTGGCCTGCCGTTGATGGCCTACTCGGCCTCCATCACGGAGGACAAGGGACAGTTCGCACTGGTGATGAGGTTCATCGTGATGCCGCTCTTCCTGTTCTCCGGAACGTTCTTCCCTTTGGACACGCTGCCGTTGGGCGTGCGTTGGATCGGCTGGATTTCGCCCATCTGGCACGGCACCGAGCTTGGCCGCGTCTTCACGTACGGCTACCAGGAACAGCCGTTGCTCACACTGGTGCATGTCGTAGTGTTGCTGGGGCTCGCGGTCCTGGGCTGGATCCTCACCAAGCGCCAGTTCATTAGGAGGATGGGGCAATGA
- a CDS encoding response regulator transcription factor → MIRILLADDQNLIRAGFRALLDAEPDMAVVAECGTGRDAERLALREKPDVVLMDIRMPEGDGLEATRKILASPALPGTRVIILTTFELDDYIAEAVRAGAAGFLVKDTEPEELLRAVRVVHDGDALLSPAVTRRIMAQLALQSRAAELPAALDRITEREREVLRLVGEGLNNTEIAQQLFITPLTAKTHVSRIMTKLMVRDRAQLVVLAYESGLVRPGWAG, encoded by the coding sequence ATGATCCGGATCCTGCTGGCGGACGATCAGAACCTCATCCGCGCCGGCTTTCGGGCGCTGCTGGATGCCGAGCCGGACATGGCCGTGGTGGCAGAATGCGGGACAGGCCGGGACGCTGAGCGGCTGGCATTGCGCGAGAAACCCGACGTGGTGCTGATGGACATCCGCATGCCGGAGGGCGACGGTCTGGAAGCAACCCGGAAGATCCTTGCCAGCCCTGCACTTCCGGGCACCCGGGTCATCATCCTCACCACGTTCGAGCTTGACGACTATATCGCGGAGGCCGTTCGCGCCGGGGCGGCCGGCTTCCTGGTCAAGGACACCGAACCCGAGGAACTGCTGCGCGCAGTCCGAGTGGTGCACGACGGCGATGCGTTGCTGTCGCCGGCGGTTACCCGGCGGATCATGGCCCAGTTGGCCCTGCAGTCGAGAGCTGCGGAGCTTCCGGCGGCGCTGGACCGGATCACTGAGCGGGAGCGGGAAGTCCTGCGGCTGGTCGGGGAGGGCTTGAACAACACGGAAATCGCGCAACAGCTGTTCATCACCCCGCTCACGGCCAAGACCCATGTTTCGCGGATCATGACCAAGCTCATGGTCCGGGACAGGGCACAACTGGTGGTGCTCGCCTACGAATCCGGCCTCGTGCGGCCCGGCTGGGCAGGGTGA
- a CDS encoding bifunctional methylenetetrahydrofolate dehydrogenase/methenyltetrahydrofolate cyclohydrolase, which yields MAQTAKILDGKAAAAAIKSELAERVAALKAHGVTPGIATVLVGADPASQLYVSMKHKQSMEIGMNSIQRELPADATQAQVEALIDDLNADPACHGYIVQLPLPKHLDTDAVLERIDPAKDADGLHPTNLGRLVLNVSGEITSPLPCTPRGVIELLERNGYSLAGKHVVVVGRGVTIGRSIGLLLTRRAVNATVTLTHTGTKNLSELLRQADVIVGAAGVKHIVKAADVKPGAALLDVGVTRETDPETGKSKVHGDIDPAAAEVAGWISPNPGGVGPMTVALLMTNVVEAAERQLAAESPSGIA from the coding sequence ATGGCGCAGACCGCGAAGATCCTTGACGGCAAGGCAGCGGCTGCCGCCATCAAGTCCGAGCTGGCTGAGCGTGTCGCGGCACTGAAGGCGCACGGCGTCACTCCCGGCATTGCCACCGTGCTCGTCGGGGCGGACCCGGCCTCGCAGCTGTACGTGTCCATGAAGCACAAGCAGTCCATGGAGATCGGGATGAACTCGATCCAGCGTGAGCTTCCGGCGGATGCCACCCAGGCCCAGGTTGAAGCTCTCATTGACGATCTCAATGCGGACCCCGCCTGCCACGGTTACATCGTGCAGCTGCCGCTGCCCAAGCACTTGGACACCGACGCCGTCCTCGAGCGGATCGACCCCGCCAAGGATGCCGACGGTCTGCACCCGACCAACCTTGGCCGGCTGGTGCTCAACGTCAGTGGCGAGATCACCTCGCCGCTGCCGTGCACGCCCCGTGGCGTCATCGAGCTCCTGGAGCGCAACGGCTACAGCCTCGCGGGCAAGCACGTCGTGGTGGTCGGCCGCGGCGTCACGATCGGCCGCTCGATCGGCCTGCTGCTCACCCGGCGGGCCGTGAACGCCACTGTGACGCTGACGCACACCGGCACCAAGAACCTCTCCGAGCTGCTGCGGCAGGCGGACGTCATTGTGGGCGCGGCGGGTGTCAAGCACATCGTCAAGGCTGCTGACGTTAAACCGGGTGCGGCGCTGCTCGACGTCGGTGTCACCCGTGAAACCGACCCCGAGACGGGCAAGAGCAAGGTCCACGGCGACATCGATCCCGCCGCTGCCGAGGTAGCCGGCTGGATTTCGCCGAACCCCGGCGGCGTGGGCCCCATGACCGTGGCGCTGCTCATGACCAACGTGGTCGAGGCCGCGGAACGCCAGCTGGCGGCGGAAAGCCCTTCGGGCATCGCCTAA
- a CDS encoding sensor histidine kinase translates to MQRRFRGPPTAVMVIVVAVIQVVGTVFASARQPDHRPLDLLAFALLLLGPAALSLRRRAPGAMLPLAVVAMASYLSLGYAWGPVFLSFALALVLTAASGMRGLAWTVAGLCAVAVVVGSVLGGDEAALIRVFAATSWLGILVLLGEGIRLRSERVAERHRQREAAEQAARDEYRLTLARDIHDVVAHSLSLINVRASVALHLGEKNPAHFRPALEAIKAASKDSLAEIRQLLGVLRDDAPLTPAPPRTIARIPELVDNARRAGLDVRLELNLPAQVHVHAPVQEAAYRIVQEALTNVVRHSGARKAVVVLRSQAAAARAAESLGTPAATATELAGGQLTVTIDDDGAGAAGMPEGNGITGMRERTAALGGRLDLGTVDSGTARGDAGWRVRAVFPLPGTGNGDRP, encoded by the coding sequence ATGCAGCGCCGTTTCCGGGGACCACCCACCGCCGTCATGGTGATTGTGGTGGCAGTGATCCAGGTGGTGGGCACGGTGTTCGCCTCGGCGCGGCAGCCTGATCACCGGCCCCTCGACCTGCTTGCTTTCGCACTCCTGCTGCTCGGCCCGGCTGCTCTTTCCCTGCGCCGGCGCGCGCCCGGGGCGATGCTGCCCTTGGCCGTGGTTGCCATGGCGTCCTACTTGTCCCTCGGGTATGCCTGGGGCCCGGTCTTCCTCTCCTTTGCGTTGGCCCTGGTCCTGACCGCCGCGTCCGGAATGCGCGGGCTGGCGTGGACGGTGGCAGGTCTCTGTGCGGTGGCGGTGGTTGTCGGTTCCGTCCTTGGCGGCGATGAGGCCGCGCTGATCCGTGTCTTTGCCGCCACGTCGTGGCTGGGCATCCTGGTCCTGCTGGGTGAGGGCATCCGGCTGCGGAGCGAGCGGGTGGCCGAACGGCACCGCCAGCGCGAAGCTGCGGAGCAGGCCGCCCGGGACGAATACAGGCTGACCTTGGCACGCGACATTCACGACGTTGTGGCGCACTCGCTGTCACTGATCAATGTGCGGGCATCGGTGGCGCTTCACCTGGGGGAGAAGAATCCCGCGCACTTCCGTCCCGCCCTGGAGGCCATCAAGGCCGCGAGCAAGGATTCGCTGGCCGAGATCCGGCAACTGCTCGGCGTGCTCCGTGATGACGCCCCGCTGACTCCAGCGCCACCACGTACCATCGCCCGAATTCCCGAACTTGTGGATAATGCCCGCCGCGCAGGGCTGGACGTCCGGCTGGAGCTGAACCTGCCTGCCCAGGTGCATGTCCACGCGCCCGTCCAAGAGGCCGCATATAGAATAGTTCAGGAGGCACTGACCAACGTGGTGCGCCACTCCGGGGCGCGGAAGGCCGTCGTCGTACTTCGTTCCCAGGCAGCTGCTGCGCGGGCGGCTGAATCCCTTGGTACCCCTGCTGCCACCGCCACGGAGCTGGCAGGCGGGCAGCTCACGGTGACCATTGATGACGACGGCGCTGGCGCAGCCGGCATGCCAGAAGGCAACGGAATCACGGGGATGCGGGAGCGCACGGCGGCTCTGGGCGGCAGGCTGGATCTGGGCACCGTGGACTCGGGGACCGCGCGCGGGGACGCGGGCTGGCGCGTCCGGGCGGTTTTCCCGCTGCCCGGCACCGGCAACGGGGACCGGCCATGA
- a CDS encoding SHOCT domain-containing protein — protein MFTASALAALPAAQDITGTVPAHGPWLEGGAFSPWFLLFPLFWILVIGLIIFAARRTWRRNHQWDVARGGESVLRERYARGEVDETEYRQRLEVLRSEQPR, from the coding sequence ATGTTCACAGCATCAGCACTGGCCGCCCTCCCCGCAGCACAAGACATCACCGGCACGGTCCCCGCCCACGGGCCGTGGCTGGAGGGGGGCGCTTTCTCGCCCTGGTTCCTGCTGTTCCCGCTGTTCTGGATCCTGGTGATCGGACTGATCATCTTCGCGGCACGGAGGACCTGGCGCCGGAACCATCAGTGGGACGTTGCCCGGGGTGGCGAGAGCGTCCTGCGTGAGCGCTACGCACGCGGCGAGGTCGATGAAACGGAATACAGGCAGCGGCTGGAAGTGCTGCGGTCCGAACAGCCGCGCTAG